From one Lolium rigidum isolate FL_2022 chromosome 4, APGP_CSIRO_Lrig_0.1, whole genome shotgun sequence genomic stretch:
- the LOC124708635 gene encoding uncharacterized protein LOC124708635: MPSLPSPFAAGDCPADKFDPDYLYFLRHLRPDGDSYILELPPGGASPASVIKYESPIANSDGECVSDPSPGRGSTNRRTEQRDSSVDAPPSWLDSLVDIDEDYRVFLQHTRVVNNRLRLEIGGVVVDYEPDPDAAQSGGSSGIEEQSEKEAAVDSSREQGKGIDSDEPVVIVPERNVCDWRADPAPGQRVEGQRAAGHHDAEPRAASSHRSQGVIWPPHINLRPDSYFKRRLMDALQKPFSRKEYLHLFDMASIRTPLVKLRQVRNDEKFYPTDDRGKSYFDHYPDLVEQVINTNYSNGLALMRGFFFWLQNSAHEDQFSPWVDDLKEVIPLMD, translated from the exons ATGCCATCCCTCCCCTCCCCTTTCGCCGCCGGCGACTGCCCCGCCGATAAATTCGACCCCGACTACCTCTACTTCCTCCGCCACCTTCGCCCCGACGGCGACTCCTACATCCTCGAGCTCCCGCCCGGCGGCGCCTCCCCTGCCTCCGTCATCAAGTACGAGTCGCCCATCGCCAACTCCGACGGCGAATGCGTCTCCGACCCGTCCCCGGGCCGCGGGAGCACCAACCGCCGGACAGAACAGAGGGACTCGTCGGTCGACGCGCCCCCCTCGTGGCTCGATTCCCTCGTCGACATCGACGAGGATTACCGCGTTTTCCTGCAGCACACGCGCGTGGTGAACAACCGCCTGAGGCTCGAGATCGGCGGCGTCGTCGTGGACTACGAGCCGGACCCTGACGCGGCGCAATCTGGAGGCAGCAGCGGGATCGAGGAGCAATCGGAGAAAGAGGCGGCCGTTGATTCCTCTAGGGAACAGGGGAAGGGGATAGATTCAGACGAGCCGGTGGTGATTGTTCCGGAGCGGAACGTGTGCGATTGGCGTGCGGATCCAGCGCCTGGGCAAAGGGTGGAGGGTCAGCGAGCTGCAGGACACCACGATGCTGAGCCTCGAGCTGCTTCG TCGCATAGATCACAAGGTGTTATATGGCCTCCACATATCAACCTGAGGCCAGATTCATACTTCAAGCGAAGATTGATGGATGCTCTTCAGAAGCCATTTAGCCGGAAAGAGTACCTTCACCTGTTTGATATGGCTTCTATCCGTACTCCTTTAGTCAAGTTGCGACAGGTTCGCAATGATGAAAAATTCTACCCTACTGACGACAGGGGCAAGTCATACTTTGACCATTACCCAG ATCTTGTTGAACAAGTTATAAACACTAACTATTCCAATGGTTTAGCTCTGATGCGGGGGTTTTTCTTCTGGTTGCAG AATAGTGCACACGAGGATCAATTCAGTCCTTGGGTAGATGATCTGAAAGAGGTTATTCCATTGATGGACTGA